GAGGACAAGCTTCCCCGTGGTTGCGGCCTGGCGGCAGAGGTCGTTAACAACGAGGGTCCACCTGTCCACATCGGGAGACGCCGGCGCTCCGAAACCGTTCGAGAGACGCAACACTATCCCCGTCATCCTCTTCTTGTCGTGGGCGGCGAGGACCAGGTCCTCGGCAACCCTGTGGGTGATGGCGTAGGGGTGTGAAGGCCTCGGGACCGTCCTTTCCGTGATGACGCCGACAAGGGGGCTCCCGTAGACATGTATCGTGGAAAGATACACAAAGCGGGCGACGCCATTGCCCTGCGCGGCATCAAGGAGCCGCAGCGTACCCGCCCCGTTGACCTCGAGCGCGCGCTGCGGGTCCGCTGCGCTTTCGATCTCGTTGACCGCCGCAAGGTGAACGATCGCGTCCATTCCCCGGGAGGCATCGTCAAGGGACACCGGGGAGGCAAGGTCCATCCCCGTCACCCTTCCACCACTGGCCCATTCAGGAGGTCTTCGGCCGGCATTTCGGGTTCCAAGGTGCACCATGACCTCCGGGTCCTGGGCGAGGAGCTTCGCTATCCTGCCGCCAAGATACCCGAATGCGCCGGTGATGAGGATATTCTTCTTCATTTATGGACGATCGCCCAATTGTAGGGGATGGAGGGATCCGATGGGTCGAGCCTCTCTATCTCACCGGGGTCATGAGGAAGGGAGGAACAATTTGCGACGATCGCCGTCTGTGCCCCAATTCCTTTGAAGCCGTTCCAAACCATGGGAGGGATGGTCACGAGACAGTAATTATCGGGACCGAGGAACACTTCCTGTACCTGCCCTCTCGTTGCGCTGCCGTCGCGGTCGTCATAAAGGACAAGCTTGATATTGCCATGAGGGACGGCATAGTTCAGGGTCATGCGCTTGTGGATGTGCCACGCCTTTACAACACCGGGATAGATGCATGAGAAATATATTTCGCCGAAATCGATGAAGACCTCCGAATCCCTCCTGAGCATGTGCATGACCTTGCCCCGTTCGTCGGGTATCTGCCGCAGGGGGCTTATCCTGACTCCCTCTATCATGTCACTCACCTCCCATGTAGGCCGTGATCTGCTCCTTCGTCTTCGGGAGGGCTGCCTTCCCCTGCCAGATATCCCTGTACCACAGGGTTGTCTCCCTCACGGTCCTCTCAAAATCCCATCTCGGGTGCCAGCCCAGGGTGTAAAAGGCCTTGTCGCAATTCAGGTGGAGGAGCTTCGATTCGTAGGGTCCCTCACCGCCGCCGGCTGTTTCTATTCTTCCATCCCCCCAGTGAGATATGATCCTCTCGGTGAGGTCCTGCACCGTGTTGACGGCGTTCTTGCCGGGACCAAAATTCCACGATCCCGAGTATCCCTTCGGGGAAGTGTGGAGCCTCGCCGCAAGGAGCATGTAGCCGGACAGGGGTTCCAGGACGTGCTGCCACGGTCGGGTGGAAGAGGGGTTGCGAAGGAATATGGGCTCCCCTTTCTGAAGCGCCTTGATGGAATCGGGGACTATCCTGTCCTCGGACCAGTCTCCCCCGCCTATCACGTTCCCTGCCCGTACGCTCGCTATCCCCACATCCTGTCTATCGTTGAAGAATGCGTGCATGTAGCCGAGGAAGACCATTTCCGCTGCCGCCTTGGACGCGCTGTAGGGGTCCCTGCCCCCGAGCTCGTCGGACTCACGGTATCCCCACGTCCATTCCTTGTTGAGGTAGCACTTGTCCGAGGTGACGCAGATGATGGACCTCACCGCCGGCAGGGAACGGGCAGCCTCGAGAACGTTGACAAAACCGCCCACATTTGTGTCGAAGGTATATTTCGGTTCATCGTAAGAGAGTCTCACAAGTGCCTGAGCGGCCAGGTGAAAGACAAATTCGGGGTCGAAATCGGTGAATACCCTCTTCATACCGTCGAAATCCCTGACGTCCCCGTCGATGTGCGTGACAACGTCTCTGAGCCCGATAAGGTTATAGTGGTCGTTGTCCCTTTTGGGCGGCAGCGCGTAGCCGAGCACGTCGGCCCCGCACATGGTGAGCCACAGGGCGAGCCATGACCCCTTGAAACCCGTGTCTCCGGTGACCAGGACCCTCTTGCCCTTGAACACGGAAAAATGATCGTTATCTACCACTTTACCCATGGCGCTTCCCCTTTGTCGTAAAGTTCGTTGAGCAATACATATTCCCTGTTCGTATCCATGGGCTGCCAGAAGCCCTCATGCTCGTAGACCATCATCTGCCCGTCCCCGACCAGGTTCCGCATCGGCTTTCTCTCGAAGACCAGCCCTTCATCGTCATCGAGGTAATCGAATATCTCCCGGCGGCACACAAAAAAACCGCCCGATATCCTGCCGCCGCTCGCCTGAGGTTTTTCATTGAACTCGATGACCTTGCCCGACGGGTCGTTCATGAGTTCACCGAACCTTCCCGGCGGGCGCACGCCCGTCACGGTCAATATCCTGCCGTGGGACCTGTGGTATTCGATGAGCCTGTCGATATCAACGTCGCCTACCCCGTCCCCGTAGGTGAACATGAAGTTCTCCTCACCCGCCAGGTACTTTTCCACTCTCTTCAGCCGGGCTCCCGTCATGGCGTTAAGCCCCGTCTCGGCGAGAGTCACCATCCAATCCGACTCGGGATGCTCGTTGTGGTATTCTATCTTCTTGTTCCTTCCCAGGGTGACGGTGAAGTCATTGGTGTTCGCTTCGTAGTTGAGGAAGAAATCCTTGATCACGTCGCCCTTGTATCCCAGGCAGAGTATGAACTGCTTCACGCCAAACTCGGCATAATACTTCATTATGTGCCAGAGGATCGGTTTTGCCCCGATGGGGATCATGGGTTTGGGAATGTTGTCCGCCACATCGCGTATGCGCGTCCCGTAGCCTCCACATAAAATTGCAAGCTTCATGCTCTCTCTCCTTGAGCCAAAAGTTTTTCATATAACTCTTCATAGTTCCTGACCGATCTTTGTGCCGAAAAGGTTCGTGAGAACTTCTGCCTCGCATTCAAGGCCAGAGATTCCCGAAGGCCCCCGTCCTCGACGACGGACCTGATGGCGTCCGCCAGGTCCCGCGCGTTGCCCGCCTCGACGAGTATCCCGTCATGCATATGGACGATCTGCTCGGGAATCCCCGCAATGATGCTCGCAATAACGGTCTTGCCGAGGCTCATCGCCTCGAGGATGACATTGGGGAAATCCTCCTGCCCGATGGAGGGCAAAACGATGATATCGACGGCATTCATGAGATTGAAGACGTTCCGTTCGCTCCCCGTAAACCTTACATCATCATCCAGGCCCTCGTCACGCACATAGTGCCTGAGATGATCCGATTCGACGCCTTCCCCTTCGATGAGGACCAGGGGAAGACCGGCGGGCGCCTCCTGCTTCAGGAGCCTCATGGCGTCAATGAGGACCGCGTGCCCTTTGCGCCGTTCGAGAACGGCGACGACGCCAATCAACAGGCGGTCCTCCTTTACCTCCAAGCGGCGTAATGTCTCCACTCTCGTTTCAGTGACAGCCCGGGGTTCTATCCCGTTGAAGATATTTACCGTCTTTGCGGGGTCGATCCTCAAGGCATCCACGAGCATGCCGCGGGCAT
The sequence above is a segment of the Syntrophorhabdaceae bacterium genome. Coding sequences within it:
- a CDS encoding SDR family oxidoreductase; the encoded protein is MKKNILITGAFGYLGGRIAKLLAQDPEVMVHLGTRNAGRRPPEWASGGRVTGMDLASPVSLDDASRGMDAIVHLAAVNEIESAADPQRALEVNGAGTLRLLDAAQGNGVARFVYLSTIHVYGSPLVGVITERTVPRPSHPYAITHRVAEDLVLAAHDKKRMTGIVLRLSNGFGAPASPDVDRWTLVVNDLCRQAATTGKLVLKTPGLQRRDFITLEDTARAVAHMIGVPPLQCGDGLFDLGGEYSVSILEMATLIAKRCEATLGSAPVIERPAPAAGEKAEDLDYRMDKIKKAGFFLTRNVEEEIDATLRLCTAHFGRGGHGGLR
- a CDS encoding dTDP-4-dehydrorhamnose 3,5-epimerase family protein; translation: MIEGVRISPLRQIPDERGKVMHMLRRDSEVFIDFGEIYFSCIYPGVVKAWHIHKRMTLNYAVPHGNIKLVLYDDRDGSATRGQVQEVFLGPDNYCLVTIPPMVWNGFKGIGAQTAIVANCSSLPHDPGEIERLDPSDPSIPYNWAIVHK
- the rfbG gene encoding CDP-glucose 4,6-dehydratase; protein product: MGKVVDNDHFSVFKGKRVLVTGDTGFKGSWLALWLTMCGADVLGYALPPKRDNDHYNLIGLRDVVTHIDGDVRDFDGMKRVFTDFDPEFVFHLAAQALVRLSYDEPKYTFDTNVGGFVNVLEAARSLPAVRSIICVTSDKCYLNKEWTWGYRESDELGGRDPYSASKAAAEMVFLGYMHAFFNDRQDVGIASVRAGNVIGGGDWSEDRIVPDSIKALQKGEPIFLRNPSSTRPWQHVLEPLSGYMLLAARLHTSPKGYSGSWNFGPGKNAVNTVQDLTERIISHWGDGRIETAGGGEGPYESKLLHLNCDKAFYTLGWHPRWDFERTVRETTLWYRDIWQGKAALPKTKEQITAYMGGE
- the rfbF gene encoding glucose-1-phosphate cytidylyltransferase codes for the protein MKLAILCGGYGTRIRDVADNIPKPMIPIGAKPILWHIMKYYAEFGVKQFILCLGYKGDVIKDFFLNYEANTNDFTVTLGRNKKIEYHNEHPESDWMVTLAETGLNAMTGARLKRVEKYLAGEENFMFTYGDGVGDVDIDRLIEYHRSHGRILTVTGVRPPGRFGELMNDPSGKVIEFNEKPQASGGRISGGFFVCRREIFDYLDDDEGLVFERKPMRNLVGDGQMMVYEHEGFWQPMDTNREYVLLNELYDKGEAPWVKW
- a CDS encoding glycosyltransferase, yielding MGKNILFYSDCSFFAGCENMLANFFQSEEFMARYNVSFLYRYSGEYEAGFRQRVTRSFRAVPVKLLDLSAIFDRISKRSPFIRVPVIMFCHLILKHLFISWNTIRLFRLFRRETIDILHVNNGGYPGAYSCAAAVIAARLSGIRRIVYVVNNIAHSYRPPWRWLDIPYDTMVIKAVSLFVTGSSYARGMLVDALRIDPAKTVNIFNGIEPRAVTETRVETLRRLEVKEDRLLIGVVAVLERRKGHAVLIDAMRLLKQEAPAGLPLVLIEGEGVESDHLRHYVRDEGLDDDVRFTGSERNVFNLMNAVDIIVLPSIGQEDFPNVILEAMSLGKTVIASIIAGIPEQIVHMHDGILVEAGNARDLADAIRSVVEDGGLRESLALNARQKFSRTFSAQRSVRNYEELYEKLLAQGERA